A portion of the Bombus pascuorum chromosome 8, iyBomPasc1.1, whole genome shotgun sequence genome contains these proteins:
- the LOC132909618 gene encoding pre-mRNA-splicing factor 18 isoform X1 produces MDILKAEIMKKRKQLEESNVLQNNRKYFRRGELIAKDQEVKEVQENNDEDDKINTTQQQEDSVTDGSSEHLTLPRHEVIRRLRERSEPILLFGESEIEAFKRLRKCEILEPEVNKGFRNDFQEAMEQVDQAYLNEILASSKPQDRDGKGDVHVPDEGVTYEDLQKMSIKLNKGDRDFDLNVITQFIQFLVQMWGNQLNSRSTAEKMSTRGKMASATYAQTREYLKPLLRKLKNRSLPEDITDSLTDIVKHLLERNYILASDAYLQMAIGNSPWPIGVTMVGIHARTGREKIFSKNVAHVMNDETQRKYIQALKRLMTKCQEYYPTDPSRCVEYSKT; encoded by the exons atggatattttaaaagcagaaataatgaagaaaagaaaacagttGGAGGAAAGCAATGTCTTG CAAAATAACcggaaatattttagaagaGGTGAACTAATAGCAAAGGATCAAGAAGTGAAGGAAGTACAAGAAAATAATGATGaagatgataaaattaatacgacTCAACAACAAGAAGACTCTGTAACTGATGGTAGCTCTGAGCATTTAACATTACCTAGACATGAAGTGATTAGAAGGTTACGTGAAAGAAGTGAACCTATATTACTATTTGGAGAATCAGAGATAGAAGCATTTAAACGATtaagaaaatgtgaaattcTTGAACCTGAAGTGAATAAG gGTTTTAGAAATGATTTTCAAGAAGCTATGGAACAAGTAGATCAAGCATATCTAAATGAAATACTAGCTTCTTCTAAACCTCAAGATCGTGATGGAAAAGGAGATGTACATGTACCAGATGAAGGAGTTACCTATGAAGATTTACAAAAGATgtctataaaattaaacaagggTGACAGGGATTTtgatttaaatgttattacacaatttatacaattcttAGTACAAATGTGGGGCAATCAATTAAATAGTAGAAGTACTGCTGAAAAAATGAGTACTAGAGGAAAGATGGCTAGTGCCACTTATGCCCAAACAAGAGAATACTTAAAACCTCttcttagaaaattaaaaaatagatctCTGCCAGAGGATATTACGGATAGTTTAACCGATATTGTAAAACATTTACTTGAACGTAATTACATACTG gCAAGTGATGCATACCTACAAATGGCAATTGGAAATTCTCCATGGCCTATTGGAGTAACTATGGTCGGTATTCATGCACGTACCGGAAGAGAAAAGATTTTCTCAAAGAACGTTGCACATGTAATGAACGATGAAActcaaagaaaatatattcaagCATTAAAAAGGCTAATGACCAAGTGTCAGGAGTATTATCCTACAGATCCGTCTCGTTGTGTAGAATATTCAAAaacctaa
- the LOC132909618 gene encoding pre-mRNA-splicing factor 18 isoform X2 produces MSWLILQQNNRKYFRRGELIAKDQEVKEVQENNDEDDKINTTQQQEDSVTDGSSEHLTLPRHEVIRRLRERSEPILLFGESEIEAFKRLRKCEILEPEVNKGFRNDFQEAMEQVDQAYLNEILASSKPQDRDGKGDVHVPDEGVTYEDLQKMSIKLNKGDRDFDLNVITQFIQFLVQMWGNQLNSRSTAEKMSTRGKMASATYAQTREYLKPLLRKLKNRSLPEDITDSLTDIVKHLLERNYILASDAYLQMAIGNSPWPIGVTMVGIHARTGREKIFSKNVAHVMNDETQRKYIQALKRLMTKCQEYYPTDPSRCVEYSKT; encoded by the exons ATGTCTTG GTTAATATTGCAGCAAAATAACcggaaatattttagaagaGGTGAACTAATAGCAAAGGATCAAGAAGTGAAGGAAGTACAAGAAAATAATGATGaagatgataaaattaatacgacTCAACAACAAGAAGACTCTGTAACTGATGGTAGCTCTGAGCATTTAACATTACCTAGACATGAAGTGATTAGAAGGTTACGTGAAAGAAGTGAACCTATATTACTATTTGGAGAATCAGAGATAGAAGCATTTAAACGATtaagaaaatgtgaaattcTTGAACCTGAAGTGAATAAG gGTTTTAGAAATGATTTTCAAGAAGCTATGGAACAAGTAGATCAAGCATATCTAAATGAAATACTAGCTTCTTCTAAACCTCAAGATCGTGATGGAAAAGGAGATGTACATGTACCAGATGAAGGAGTTACCTATGAAGATTTACAAAAGATgtctataaaattaaacaagggTGACAGGGATTTtgatttaaatgttattacacaatttatacaattcttAGTACAAATGTGGGGCAATCAATTAAATAGTAGAAGTACTGCTGAAAAAATGAGTACTAGAGGAAAGATGGCTAGTGCCACTTATGCCCAAACAAGAGAATACTTAAAACCTCttcttagaaaattaaaaaatagatctCTGCCAGAGGATATTACGGATAGTTTAACCGATATTGTAAAACATTTACTTGAACGTAATTACATACTG gCAAGTGATGCATACCTACAAATGGCAATTGGAAATTCTCCATGGCCTATTGGAGTAACTATGGTCGGTATTCATGCACGTACCGGAAGAGAAAAGATTTTCTCAAAGAACGTTGCACATGTAATGAACGATGAAActcaaagaaaatatattcaagCATTAAAAAGGCTAATGACCAAGTGTCAGGAGTATTATCCTACAGATCCGTCTCGTTGTGTAGAATATTCAAAaacctaa
- the LOC132909617 gene encoding ADP-ribosylation factor-like protein 13B isoform X1, with the protein MGNCMRSVLQKLQKKKCAEKSIILLIVGLDNAGKTSILNCISGDSDKTTLPTIGFHVVSLKYKSYTVKIYDVGGSSQIRSLWPKYYNGIHGLIYVVDASDISRLTENKVVFGELISHEYISGKPLLLLANKQDINGAIDELDLVENLDIEHAANTMKCPTRVEICSCIWKGDQSKDNTIGIKNGYKWLLDIIVKNYTTLNTRLKNQNAQSERNIEVQSVVLDSPSRLSVHSNPFKPIKELVLKREDAQAPSVSQNGIVANGKKLKKMFTYRNKTAPLTTEESIIEIKDMSETAKFTQNTVESQWNIQTLPPILNPVTLDTYSRAVRSKNNRPYTAPERSHFINKITVINIPRQVT; encoded by the exons atGGGTAATTGTATGCGAAGCGTATTGCAAAAGttacaaaagaagaaatgtgCCGAAAA gAGTATTATCTTGCTTATTGTGGGTCTTGATAATGCGGGAAAAACTTCGATTTTGAACTGCATTAGTGGAG attcaGATAAAACCACTTTACCTACAATAGGGTTCCATGTAGTAtccttaaaatataaatcatatactgtaaaaatttatgatgTTGGTGGAAGCTCTCAAATCAGATCTTTATGGCCAAAATACTATAATGGT ATACATGGTCTTATATACGTGGTGGATGCTAGTGATATTTCCCGTCTTACAGAAAATAAAGTTGTATTTGGTGAATTAATTTCACATGAATATATTTCAGGAAAGCCATTGTTgtt GCTTGCAAACAAACAAGATATAAATGGGGCTATTGATGAATTAGATCTCGTTGAAAACTTAGACATAGAACATGCTGCTAATACTATGAAATGTCCCACAAGAGTGGAAATATGTTCATGTATTTGGAAGGGAGATCAGTCAAAAGATAATACTATAGGTATTAAAAATGGATACAA aTGGCTGCTGGATATAATAGTGAAGAACTATACAACTTTAAATACTAGGCTTAAAAATCAAAATGCTCaaagtgaaagaaatattgaagTACAAAGTGTTGTATTAGATTCACCATCAAGACTATCAGTCCATTCCAATCCCTTTAAGCCAATCAAAGAACTAGTTTTAAAAAgg gaAGATGCTCAAGCACCAAGTGTTTCTCAAAATG GTATAGTAGCAAATGGAAAAAAGctaaagaaaatgtttacatATAGAAATAAGACTGCACCACTGACTACTGAGGAATCTATCATTGAAATTAAGGATATGTCAGAAACTGCTAAATTTACTCAAAACACTGTAGAATCTCAATGGAATATTCAGACACTTCCACCGATATTAAATCCAGTGACACTAGATACATATTCACGTGCAGTTAGATCAAAAAATAATCGTCCATATACAGCTCCAGAGCGttcacattttataaataagataacagtaattaatattcctaGGCAAGTAACATAg
- the LOC132909617 gene encoding ADP-ribosylation factor-like protein 13B isoform X2 yields MMLVEALKSDLYGQNTIMIHGLIYVVDASDISRLTENKVVFGELISHEYISGKPLLLLANKQDINGAIDELDLVENLDIEHAANTMKCPTRVEICSCIWKGDQSKDNTIGIKNGYKWLLDIIVKNYTTLNTRLKNQNAQSERNIEVQSVVLDSPSRLSVHSNPFKPIKELVLKREDAQAPSVSQNGIVANGKKLKKMFTYRNKTAPLTTEESIIEIKDMSETAKFTQNTVESQWNIQTLPPILNPVTLDTYSRAVRSKNNRPYTAPERSHFINKITVINIPRQVT; encoded by the exons atgatgTTGGTGGAAGCTCTCAAATCAGATCTTTATGGCCAAAATACTATAATG ATACATGGTCTTATATACGTGGTGGATGCTAGTGATATTTCCCGTCTTACAGAAAATAAAGTTGTATTTGGTGAATTAATTTCACATGAATATATTTCAGGAAAGCCATTGTTgtt GCTTGCAAACAAACAAGATATAAATGGGGCTATTGATGAATTAGATCTCGTTGAAAACTTAGACATAGAACATGCTGCTAATACTATGAAATGTCCCACAAGAGTGGAAATATGTTCATGTATTTGGAAGGGAGATCAGTCAAAAGATAATACTATAGGTATTAAAAATGGATACAA aTGGCTGCTGGATATAATAGTGAAGAACTATACAACTTTAAATACTAGGCTTAAAAATCAAAATGCTCaaagtgaaagaaatattgaagTACAAAGTGTTGTATTAGATTCACCATCAAGACTATCAGTCCATTCCAATCCCTTTAAGCCAATCAAAGAACTAGTTTTAAAAAgg gaAGATGCTCAAGCACCAAGTGTTTCTCAAAATG GTATAGTAGCAAATGGAAAAAAGctaaagaaaatgtttacatATAGAAATAAGACTGCACCACTGACTACTGAGGAATCTATCATTGAAATTAAGGATATGTCAGAAACTGCTAAATTTACTCAAAACACTGTAGAATCTCAATGGAATATTCAGACACTTCCACCGATATTAAATCCAGTGACACTAGATACATATTCACGTGCAGTTAGATCAAAAAATAATCGTCCATATACAGCTCCAGAGCGttcacattttataaataagataacagtaattaatattcctaGGCAAGTAACATAg
- the LOC132909621 gene encoding uncharacterized protein LOC132909621 → MNDHFLSTKVGFIGGGNMASAIGAGLIRKGILDPNNVWVSARTSKTLDFWNDLGAHATLKNGEVVDNCEIIFLAMKPQMLDDALKCTKETMTLHHHYKLFVSVLVGVTLETLSNKLKSIVSRPRIIRCMPNTPMMVGEGITVYCSVNATDQDEMMVEELLSYIGVTEHVPQSLMNAIGALSGSSPAYAYLVIEALADGAVKMGVPRPMATKFAAQVLVGAGKMVLETGKHPGQLKDEVCSPGGTTIAGIHAMECGQVRASMMNAIEAAVKRANELTSLTSITQSSST, encoded by the exons ATGAATGACCATTTTTTGTCAACTAAGGTGGGTTTCATTGGTGGTGGAAATATGGCCAGTGCTATTGGTGCTGGTTTAATTCGTAAAG GTATTTTAGATCCAAACAACGTATGGGTTTCTGCTCGTACTTCTAAAACTCTAGACTTTTGGAACGACTTAGGTGCCCATGCTACTTTAAAAAATGGAGAAGTAGTGGATAATTgtgaaatcatatttttagcTATGAAGCCTCAAATGCTTGATGATGCACTTAAGTGTACCAAAGAAACAATGACATTACATCATCACTATAaactttttgtttcagttcTTGTAGGAGTTACATTAGAGACTTTATCTAAT AAACTTAAATCTATTGTTAGTCGTCCTAGAATAATTAGATGTATGCCTAACACTCCAATGATGGTTGGAGAAGGAATAACAG TATATTGTTCTGTGAATGCAACGGATCAAGATGAAATGATGGTAGAAGAATTATTGTCATATATTGGTGTAACTGAACATGTTCCTCAGTCTCTTATGAATGCTATAGGTGCTCTTTCAGGATCTAGTCCTGCTTAT GCATATCTTGTTATAGAAGCATTAGCAGATGGTGCTGTAAAAATGGGCGTTCCAAGACCTATGGCAACAAAATTTGCAGCTCAAGTATTGGTTGGAGCTGGCAAAATGGTGTTAGAAACAGGCAAACATCCTGGTCAGTTAAAAGATGAAGTATGTTCTCCAGGAGGTACAACTATTGCAGGCATTCATGCTATGGAATGTGGGCAAGTCAG agcTTCTATGATGAATGCAATTGAAGCTGCAGTAAAGAGGGCAAATGAACTAACGTCCTTAACGTCCATAACACAATCAAGTTCAACataa